A genomic segment from Cuculus canorus isolate bCucCan1 chromosome 18, bCucCan1.pri, whole genome shotgun sequence encodes:
- the LOC104057904 gene encoding myosin heavy chain, skeletal muscle, adult-like — MSSDSEMAIFGEAAPYLRKSEKERIEAQNRPFDAKTSVFVVHAKESFVKGTVQSKETGKVTVKTEGGETLTVKEDQIFSMNPPKYDKIEDMAMMTHLHEPAVLYNLKERYAAWMIYTYSGLFCVTVNPYKWLPVYNPEVVLAYRGKKRQEAPPHIFSISDNAYQFMLTDRENQSILITGESGAGKTVNTKRVIQYFATIAASGDKKKEEQQTGKMQGTLEDQIISANPLLEAFGNAKTVRNDNSSRFGKFIRIHFGATGKLASADIETYLLEKSRVTFQLKAERSYHIFYQIMSNKKPELIDMLLITTNPYDYHFVSQGEITVPSINDQEELMATDSAIDILGFTADEKTAIYKLTGAVMHYGNLKFKQKQREEQAEPDGTEVADKAAYLMGLNSADLLKALCYPRVKVGNEYVTKGQTVQQVNNSVGALAKAVYEKMFLWMVVRINQQLDTKQPRQYFIGVLDIAGFEIFDFNSLEQLCINFTNEKLQQFFNHHMFVLEQEEYKKEGIEWTFIDFGMDLAACIELIEKPMGIFSILEEECMFPKATDTSFKNKLYDQHLGKSSNFQKPKPAKGKAEAHFSLVHYAGTVDYNISGWLEKNKDPLNETVIGLYQKSSVKTLALLFASYGGADAGNGGGGKKGGKKKGSSFQTVSALFRENLNKLMTNLRSTHPHFVRCIIPNETKTPGAMEHELVLHQLRCNGVLEGIRICRKGFPSRVLYADFKQRYKVLNASAIPEGQFIDSKKASEKLLGSIDVDHTQYKFGHTKVFFKAGLLGLLEEMRDEKLAQLITRTQARCRGFLMRVEYQRMVERRESIFCIQYNIRAFMNVKHWPWMKLFFKIKPLLKSAESEKEMANMKEEFEKTKEELAKSEAKRKELEEKMVKLVQEKNDLQLQVQAEADALADAEERCDQLIKTKIQLEAKVKEVTERAEDEEEINAELTAKKRKLEDECSELKKDIDDLELTLAKVEKEKHATENKVKNLTEEMAALDETIAKLTKEKKALQEAHQQTLDDLQAEEDKVNTLTKAKTKLEQQVDDLEGSLEQEKKLRMDLERAKRKLEGDLKLAHDSIMDLENDKQQLDEKLKKKDFEISQIQSKIEDEQALGMQLQKKIKELQARIEELEEEIEAERTSRAKAEKHRSDLSRELEEISERLEEAGGATAAQIEMNKKREAEFQKMRRDLEEATLQHEATAAALRKKHADSTAELGEQIDNLQRVKQKLEKEKSELKMEIDDLASNMESVSKAKANLEKMCRTLEDQLSEIKTKEEEHQRMINDLNAQRARLQTESGEYSRQVEEKDALISQLSRGKQAFTQQIEELKRHLEEEIKAKNALAHALQSARHDCDLLREQYEEEQEAKGELQRALSKANSEVAQWRTKYETDAIQRTEELEEAKKKLAQRLQDAEEHVEAVNAKCASLEKTKQRLQNEVEDLMIDVERSNAACAALDKKQKNFDKILAEWKQKYEETQAELEASQKESRSLSTELFKMKNAYEESLDHLETLKRENKNLQQEISDLTEQIAEGGKAIHELEKVKKQIEQEKSEIQAALEEAEASLEHEEGKILRLQLELNQVKSEIDRKIAEKDEEIDQMKRNHLRIVESMQSTLDAEIRSRNEALRLKKKMEGDLNEMEIQLSHANRVAAEAQKNLRNTQAVLKDTQIHLDDALRTQEDLKEQVAMVERRANLLQAEIEELRAALEQTERSRKVAEQELMDASERVQLLHTQNTSLINTKKKLETDIAQIQGEMEDTIQEARNAEEKAKKAITDAAMMAEELKKEQDTSAHLERMKKNLDQTVKDLQLRLDEAEQLALKGGKKQIQKLEARVRELEGEVDAEQKRSAEAVKGVRKYERRVKELTYQSEEDRKNILRLQDLVDKLQMKVKSYKRQAEEAEELSNVNLSKFRKIQHELEEAEERADIAESQVNKLRVKSREFHGKKIGEEE, encoded by the exons ATGTCGTCAGACTCTGAGATGGCGATCTTTGGGGAGGCGGCTCCTTACCTCCGAAAgtcagaaaaggagagaattgAAGCCCAGAACAGGCCTTTTGATGCTAAGACTTCAGTCTTTGTGGTACACGCAAAGGAATCCTTTGTGAAAGGGACGGtccaaagcaaagaaacaggGAAGGTCACCGTCAAGACTGAAGGTGGAGAG ACCCTGACTGTGAAGGAAGATCAAATCTTCTCCATGAACCCACCCAAGTATGATAAAATCGAGGACATGGCCATGATGACCCACCTCCACGAACCCGCTGTGCTGTACAACCTCAAAGAGCGTTACGCAGCCTGGATGATCTAC ACCTACTCGGGTCTCTTCTGCGTCACCGTCAACCCCTACAAGTGGCTGCCGGTGTACAACCCGGAGGTGGTGTTGGCCTACCGAGGCAAGAAGCGCCAGGAGGCCCCTCCAcacatcttctccatctctgacaACGCCTATCAGTTCATGTTAACTG ATCGCGAGAACCAGTCAATCCTGATCAC CGGAGAATCCGGTGCCGGGAAGACTGTGAACACAAAGCGTGTCATCCAGTACTTTGCAACAATTGCAGCCAGTGGggacaagaaaaaggaagagcagcagacagGCAAAATGCAG GGAACGCTTGAGGATCAAATCATCAGCGCCAACCCTCTGCTGGAGGCCTTTGGAAACGCCAAGACCGTGAGGAACGACAACTCCTCACGCTTT GGCAAATTCATCAGAATTCACTTCGGTGCCACAGGCAAACTGGCTTCTGCGGATATTGAAACAT ATCTGCTGGAGAAGTCCAGAGTCACTTTCCAGCTCAAAGCGGAAAGAAGCTACCACATATTTTATCAGATCATGTCCAACAAGAAGCCGGAGCTAATTG ACATGCTCCTCATCACCACTAACCCATACGACTACCACTTTGTGAGTCAAGGTGAGATCACTGTTCCCAGCATTAATGACCAGGAGGAGCTGATGGCTACAGAT AGTGCCATTGACATCCTGGGCTTCACTGCTGATGAGAAGACAGCCATCTACAAGCTGACAGGGGCTGTCATGCACTATGGCAACCTGAAGTTCAAGCAGAAACAAcgagaggagcaggcagagccgGACGGCACAGAAG TTGCTGACAAGGCTGCCTACCTGATGGGTCTGAACTCAGCAGATCTGCTCAAAGCTCTCTGCTATCCCCGAGTCAAAGTGGGGAATGAATACGTGACCAAGGGCCAAACAGTGCAGCAG gTGAACAATTCAGTGGGGGCTCTGGCAAAGGCTGTCTATGAGAAGATGTTCTTGTGGATGGTTGTTCGCATCAACCAACAGCTGGATACCAAGCAGCCCAGACAGTACTTCATTGGTGTCCTGGACATCGCTGGCTTTGAGATCTTTGAT TTCAACagcctggagcagctctgcatcaaCTTCACCAACGAGAAACTGCAACAGTTCTTCAACCACCACATGTtcgtgctggagcaggaggagtaCAAGAAGGAAGGAATTGAATGGACATTCATTGACTTTGGGATGGACCTGGCTGCCTGCATCGAGCTCATTGAGAAG CCCATGGGCATCTTCTCCATCCTGGAAGAGGAGTGCATGTTCCCCAAGGCAACGGACACCTCTTTCAAGAACAAGCTCTATGACCAGCACCTGGGCAAGTCCAGTAACTTCCAGAAGCCCAAACCTGCCAAAGGCAAGGCTGAGGCTCACTTCTCCCTGGTGCACTACGCTGGCACCGTGGACTACAACATCTCTGGCTGGCTGGAGAAGAACAAGGACCCCCTGAATGAAACTGTCATTGGGTTGTACCAGAAATCATCTGTGAAGACACTGGCTTTACTCTTTGCCTCCTACGGTGGAGCAGATGCAGGCAA CGGTGGTGGTGGCAAGAAGGGTGGCAAGAAGAAGGGTTCTTCATTCCAGACTGTCTCAGCTCTTTTCCGG GAGAACCTAAACAAGCTGATGACCAACCTGCGCAGCACTCACCCCCATTTTGTCCGTTGCATCAtcccaaatgaaacaaaaacaccTG GTGCTATGGAGCATGAACTGGTGCTTCACCAGCTGCGCTGTAACGGCGTGCTGGAAGGGATCCGAATTTGCAGGAAAGGATTCCCCAGCAGAGTTCTCTATGCTGACTTCAAACAGAG GTACAAGGTGCTTAATGCCAGTGCCATCCCAGAGGGACAGTTCATCGATAGCAAGAAAGCTTCTGAGAAGCTTCTTGGATCCATCGATGTGGACCATACCCAGTACAAATTTGGCCACACCAAG GTGTTCTTCaaagctgggctgctgggacTCCTGGAGGAGATGAGGGATGAGAAGCTGGCACAGCTCATCACCCGCACACAGGCCAGGTGCAGGGGCTTCCTGATGAGAGTGGAGTACCAGAGAATGGTGGAGAGGAG GGAGTCCATCTTCTGCATCCAATACAACATTCGTGCATTCATGAATGTGAAGCACTGGCCCTGGATGAAGTTGTTCTTCAAGATCAAGCCCTTACTGAAGAGTGCAGAATCCGAGAAGGAGATGGCCAACATGAAGGAAGAATTCGAGAAAACCAAGGAAGAGCTGGCCAAGTCTGAGGCAAAGAGgaaagagctggaggagaaaatggTGAAACTGGTGCAGGAGAAAAATGACCTGCAGCTTCAAGTGCAGGCT GAAGCTGATGCTTTGGCTGATGCTGAGGAAAGGTGTGACCAGctcatcaaaaccaaaatccagcTGGAAGCCAAAGTTAAAGAGGTCACAGAAAGggctgaggatgaggaggaaatcAATGCTGAGCTGACAGCCAAGAAGAGGAAACTGGAGGATGAATGttcagagctgaagaaagaTATTGATGACCTTGAGTTAACACTGGCCAAGgttgagaaggaaaaacatgccACGGAAAACAAG GTGAAAAACCTCACCGAGGAGATGGCAGCCCTGGACGAGACCATTGCCAAGCtgaccaaagagaagaaagcccTCCAAGAGGCCCATCAGCAGACACTGGACGACCTGCAGGCAGAAGAGGACAAAGTCAATACTCTGACCAAAGCTAAGACCAAGCTGGAACAGCAAGTGGACGAT CTGGAAGGGtccctggagcaggagaagaaactGCGCATGGACCTGGAGAGAGCTAAGAGGAAACTTGAAGGAGACCTGAAGCTGGCCCATGACAGCATAATGGATTTGGAAAATGATAAACAGCAGCtggatgagaaactgaagaa GAAAGACTTTGAGATCAGCCAGATCCAGAGCAAAATCGAGGATGAGCAAGCCCTGGGCATGCAGTTACAGAAGAAGATCAAGGAGCTGCAG GCTCGCATTGAGGAACTGGAGGAGGAAATTGAGGCAGAGAGAACTTCTCgggcaaaagcagagaagcatcGATCTGACCTCTCGCGGGAGCTGGAGGAGATCAGCGAGCGCCTGGAAGAAGCAGGAGGGGCTACAGCCGCTCAGATTGAGATGAACAAGAAACGTGAGGCAGAATTTCAGAAGATGCGTCGTGACCTCGAAGAGGCCACCCTGCAGCACGAAGCCACGGCTGCCGCCCTGCGCAAGAAGCACGCggacagcacagctgagctTGGGGAGCAGATCGACAACCTGCAACGAGTGaagcagaagctggagaaggagaagagtgaGCTGAAGATGGAGATTGACGACCTGGCCAGTAACATGGAATCTGTCTCCAAAGCCAAG GCAAATCTGGAGAAGATGTGTCGCACCCTGGAAGACCAGCTGAGTGAGATTaagacaaaggaagaagagCATCAACGCATGATCAATGATCTCAATGCTCAAAGAGCTCGTCTGCAGACAGAATCAG GAGAATACTCACGccaggtggaggagaaggatgctCTGATCTCTCAGCTGTCAAGAGGCAAGCAGGCATTCACCCAACAGATTGAGGAACTGAAGAGGCACCTAGAGGAAGAGATAAAG GCCAAGAACGCGCTGGCCCACGCCTTGCAGTCTGCTCGCCATGACTGTGACTTGCTCCGGGAACAAtatgaggaggagcaggaagccAAGGGGGAGCTGCAGCGAGCCCTGTCCAAGGCCAACAGCGAAGTGGCCCAGTGGAGAACCAAATACGAGACGGACGCTATTCAGCGCacggaggagctggaggaggccAA GAAGAAGCTGGCACAGCGCCTGCAGGATGCAGAGGAACATGTTGAAGCCGTCAATGCCAAATGTGCCTCcctggaaaagacaaagcagaggctgcagaatgAAGTGGAGGACCTGATGATCGACGTGGAGCGATCAAATGCTGCCTGCGCAGCTCTGGATAAGAAGCAGAAGAACTTTGACAAG ATCCTGGCAGAATGGAAGCAAAAGTATGAGGAGACGCAGGCTGAGCTGGAAGCCTCCCAGAAGGAGTCTCGCTCTCTCAGCACGGAGCTGTTTAAGATGAAGAATGCCTATGAGGAGTCCTTGGACCACCTGGAAACGCTGAAGCGTGAGAACAAGAACTTGCAGC AGGAGATTTCCGACCTCACGGAGCAGAttgcagagggaggaaaggcaATTCATGAGCTGGAGAAAGTCAAGAAGCAGATTGAGCAGGAGAAATCTGAAATCCAGGCTGCTCTGGAGGAAGCTGAG GCCTCCCTAGAACATGAAGAGGGGAAGATTCTGCGCCTCCAGCTCGAGCTCAACCAAGTGAAGTCAGAGATTGACAGGAAGATAGCAGAGAAAGATGAGGAGATTGACCAGATGAAGAGAAACCACCTCAGAATTGTGGAGTCCATGCAGAGCACCCTGGATGCTGAGATCAGGAGCAGGAATGAAGCCCTGAGGctgaagaagaagatggagggaGACTTGAATGAAATGGAGATCCAACTGAGCCATGCCAACCGTGTGGctgcagaggcacagaagaACCTGAGAAACACACAGGCAGTGCTCAAG GATACCCAGATCCACTTGGACGATGCTCTGAGGACACAGGAGGACCTGAAGGAGCAGGTGGCCATGGTGGAGCGCAGAGCAAACCTGCTGCAGGCTGAGATTGAGGAGCTACGGGCAGCCCTGGAGCAGACGGAGAGGTCGAGGAAAGTGGCTGAGCAGGAACTGATGGATGCCAGTGAGAGAGTCCAGCTCCTCCACACTCAG AACACCAGCTTGATCAACACCAAGAAGAAGCTGGAAACAGACATTGCCCAAATCCAGGGTGAAATGGAGGATACGATCCAGGAAGCCCGCAATGCTGAAGAGAAGGCCAAGAAGGCCATCACAGAC GCAGCCATGATGGCAGAGGAGCTGAAGAAGGAGCAGGACACCAGTGCCCACCTggagaggatgaagaagaaCCTCGACCAGACAGTGAAGGACCTGCAGCTTCGTCTGGATGAGGCTGAACAGTTGGCTTTGAAAGGAGGCAAGAAGCAAATCCAGAAGCTGGAGGCCAGG GTGCGGGAGCTGGAAGGGGAGGTTGATGCTGAGCAGAAGCGCAGCGCTGAAGCCGTGAAGGGTGTGCGCAAGTACGAGAGGAGGGTGAAGGAGCTGACCTACCAG TCTGAGGAAGATCGGAAGAATATTCTCAGGCTGCAGGATCTGGTGGACAAGCTGCAAATGAAGGTGAAATCCTACAAGAGACAAGCTGAGGAGGCC GAGGAGCTTTCCAATGTCAACCTCTCCAAGTTCCGCAAGATCCAGCACGAGCTGGAGGAAGCCGAGGAGCGCGCTGACATTGCAGAGTCGCAGGTCAACAAGCTCCGGGTGAAAAGCCGGGAGTTCCATGGCAAGAAGATAGGAGAGGAAGAGTGA